One genomic window of Trichlorobacter lovleyi includes the following:
- a CDS encoding AAA family ATPase: MQQTTIDGITLALARPVELALNWIGQDELLRQLLAAWMVLEARDIPFNPRLIGKPGVGKTTLAYAAAKRLNRPVYLFQATMDTRPEDLIVTPVIGPGGTIQYVGSSLVSAMVNGGVLILDEGNRMSEKSWASLAPLLDDRRYVESVITGLRIPAHRDFRIVVTMNEDASTFEIPEYIHSRLQPQIYIDFPEADEELLILQENLPFAEPEILHYVVDFLQQAHARDERYSVRDGINIARYALKMSAVSNSAPREMLATAVERILGDEALPYLS; this comes from the coding sequence ATGCAGCAGACCACCATAGATGGTATCACCCTTGCGCTGGCCAGGCCGGTTGAGCTGGCACTGAACTGGATCGGACAGGACGAGCTGTTACGTCAGCTGCTGGCAGCCTGGATGGTGCTTGAGGCCCGTGATATCCCGTTTAATCCCCGCCTGATCGGCAAGCCGGGGGTGGGCAAGACAACCCTGGCCTACGCAGCGGCCAAGCGTCTGAACAGGCCGGTCTATCTGTTTCAGGCCACCATGGATACCCGGCCGGAGGATCTGATTGTAACACCGGTGATCGGGCCGGGCGGTACCATCCAGTACGTGGGCTCATCACTGGTGTCTGCCATGGTGAACGGCGGGGTGCTGATCCTGGATGAAGGCAACCGGATGAGCGAGAAATCCTGGGCCTCCCTGGCTCCCCTGCTGGATGATCGCCGCTATGTCGAGTCGGTGATTACCGGGCTCAGGATCCCGGCGCACCGCGATTTCAGGATTGTGGTGACCATGAACGAGGATGCCTCGACCTTTGAGATCCCCGAGTATATCCATTCCCGCCTGCAGCCCCAGATCTATATCGATTTTCCCGAGGCGGACGAAGAGCTGCTGATCCTGCAGGAGAACCTGCCCTTTGCAGAACCGGAGATCCTGCATTACGTGGTTGATTTTCTCCAGCAGGCCCATGCCAGGGATGAGCGCTATTCGGTACGGGACGGCATCAATATCGCCCGCTACGCCCTGAAGATGTCTGCCGTCAGCAACAGCGCCCCCCGTGAGATGCTGGCAACAGCGGTTGAGCGTATTTTGGGGGACGAGGCGCTTCCGTACCTCTCCTGA
- a CDS encoding alpha/beta hydrolase family protein: MRQSLVTHGVCNLVLLSALTGPAMAGQGVTQYDLKDFFGKPERSVFRLSEDGKTLGFMQPYERRKNLYVVSLPPDGKTPDFAKATQLTSETERDIAGFFWKGSDTILYLKDFGGDENYHLLSVDLKSGKVRDLTPFPKVRASIVDDLLDDPEHVLVQHNKRDPQFFDVYRVNVKTGDAQLVAQNPGNITGWITDHAGRVRMASTSDGVTTSLLYRATEKEPFKTILTTDFRTTVSPLFFTFDNRSLYTLSNRGRDKTALVLLDPDNGTESPPLFEHPEVDLDGLSYSHKRKLLTQVSFTTWKSQQHFFDAETRALYARLKERLPGYEIALQSENRAEDTFIVAAYNDRTQGARYVYSLKTDTLTSLGEINPRINPADMAGMQPITYTTRDGLTINGYLTVPVNREAKQLPVIVNPHGGPWVRDSWGYNPEIQFLANRGFAVFQMNYRGSTGYGRAFWEKSFKQWGRRMQDDITDGVAWLIKEGIADPKRVGIYGGSYGGYATLAGVTFTPDLYAAAVDYVGVANLFTFMQTIPPYWKPYLAMMYEMVGDPQKDTALLKQTSPVFHADRIRTPLFIAQGANDPRVNKAESDQMVAALKKRGVEVQYLVKDNEGHGFHNEENQFEFYGAMEAFFRKHLLKDRSSKK, from the coding sequence ATGAGGCAGTCTTTGGTAACACACGGTGTCTGCAATCTGGTGCTGCTTTCTGCCCTGACAGGCCCGGCCATGGCCGGCCAGGGGGTAACACAGTATGACCTGAAGGATTTTTTCGGTAAGCCGGAACGCTCGGTTTTCCGTCTCTCCGAAGATGGAAAGACCCTCGGGTTCATGCAGCCCTATGAGCGCCGCAAGAACCTGTATGTGGTCTCCCTGCCGCCGGACGGCAAGACACCTGACTTTGCCAAGGCAACGCAGCTTACGTCTGAAACCGAGCGGGATATTGCAGGTTTTTTCTGGAAGGGGAGTGACACCATCCTCTACCTGAAGGACTTTGGGGGAGATGAAAATTACCATCTGCTGTCCGTTGATCTGAAAAGCGGCAAGGTCAGGGATCTAACCCCCTTTCCCAAGGTCCGTGCCTCAATTGTGGATGACCTGCTGGATGACCCTGAGCATGTTCTGGTGCAGCACAACAAGCGTGACCCGCAGTTTTTTGACGTGTACCGGGTTAATGTCAAGACCGGTGATGCTCAACTGGTGGCTCAGAACCCCGGCAATATCACCGGCTGGATCACTGACCATGCCGGTCGTGTCCGGATGGCCTCAACATCCGACGGTGTCACTACCAGTCTGCTGTACCGGGCAACTGAAAAGGAGCCGTTCAAGACCATTCTGACCACTGATTTCCGTACCACGGTCTCCCCGCTGTTTTTCACCTTTGACAACAGGTCGCTGTATACCCTTTCAAACCGCGGCCGGGACAAGACCGCACTGGTACTGCTCGATCCGGACAACGGTACGGAATCACCACCGCTTTTTGAACATCCGGAGGTTGATCTGGACGGGCTGTCCTACTCTCACAAACGTAAACTGCTTACACAGGTCAGCTTTACCACCTGGAAGAGCCAGCAGCATTTCTTTGATGCCGAAACCAGGGCGCTCTATGCCAGACTAAAGGAAAGACTGCCCGGTTATGAGATCGCTCTGCAGAGCGAAAACCGTGCTGAAGATACCTTCATTGTGGCTGCCTACAATGACCGCACCCAGGGTGCCCGTTATGTCTACTCGCTTAAAACCGATACCCTGACCAGCCTGGGCGAGATCAATCCCCGCATCAATCCGGCCGATATGGCCGGCATGCAGCCGATAACCTATACGACCCGGGACGGTCTGACCATCAACGGCTACCTGACGGTGCCGGTGAACCGTGAGGCCAAGCAGCTGCCGGTCATCGTCAATCCCCATGGCGGGCCGTGGGTGCGGGATTCCTGGGGCTATAACCCGGAAATCCAGTTTCTGGCCAACCGTGGCTTTGCTGTCTTCCAGATGAATTATCGCGGTTCAACCGGCTACGGCCGGGCCTTCTGGGAAAAGAGTTTCAAGCAGTGGGGCAGGCGCATGCAGGATGATATCACGGACGGGGTTGCCTGGTTGATCAAGGAGGGGATTGCCGATCCCAAGCGGGTGGGGATCTATGGCGGCAGCTACGGCGGCTATGCCACCCTGGCCGGGGTGACCTTTACTCCGGATCTCTATGCTGCGGCGGTTGATTATGTCGGTGTGGCCAACCTGTTTACCTTCATGCAGACCATTCCCCCCTACTGGAAACCGTATCTGGCCATGATGTATGAGATGGTGGGGGACCCGCAAAAGGATACGGCCCTGCTTAAACAGACCTCGCCGGTCTTCCACGCCGACCGGATCAGGACGCCGCTGTTCATTGCCCAGGGGGCCAATGACCCCCGGGTGAACAAGGCTGAATCCGACCAGATGGTGGCCGCCCTGAAGAAACGCGGGGTTGAGGTGCAGTATCTGGTAAAGGATAACGAAGGGCATGGTTTCCATAACGAGGAAAACCAGTTTGAGTTTTACGGGGCCATGGAGGCGTTTTTCAGAAAACACCTTCTCAAGGACCGTTCGTCAAAAAAATAA
- a CDS encoding ketopantoate reductase family protein, whose product MQRSMRQTAIIGAGALGATYGSLLFAMDPAAVCFIASGERAERLRRDGVTVNGTTSRIAVLQPKEAGPVDLLIVAVKHHQLDQAIVGMKQAVGPATTILSVMNGIDSEERIGAVYGMDRMLYGLTLGIDAVREHNVVTYSSLGRVLFGEKRNSRLTERVRQVRDLFNRAAIAHEIPPDMLRSLWFKYMINVGVNQVSAVMGLTYGAIRSSAEARELMDAAMREVIRIARAMQVDLSEQDIAAWYTVLATLGASSKTSMLQDVEAGRKTELEMLAGTVIMLGKQHGILTPVNQRLFDALQLIEAGSTCAAASMPGALQV is encoded by the coding sequence ATGCAGCGTTCAATGAGACAGACAGCCATTATCGGTGCCGGGGCACTGGGGGCAACCTACGGCAGTCTGCTCTTTGCCATGGACCCGGCCGCGGTCTGTTTCATCGCTTCAGGAGAGCGGGCGGAACGGCTGCGCCGGGATGGCGTCACGGTCAACGGCACAACCTCTCGCATCGCGGTGCTGCAGCCGAAAGAGGCAGGCCCCGTTGATCTCCTGATCGTGGCGGTCAAGCACCATCAGCTTGATCAGGCCATCGTTGGGATGAAACAGGCGGTCGGCCCTGCAACCACCATCCTCTCGGTCATGAACGGCATTGACAGTGAAGAGCGGATCGGGGCGGTCTATGGCATGGACAGGATGCTGTATGGTCTGACCCTGGGGATTGATGCGGTCAGGGAACACAACGTTGTGACCTACAGCAGCCTGGGGCGGGTGCTTTTCGGCGAAAAACGGAACAGCAGACTGACGGAGCGGGTCAGGCAGGTCCGGGATCTTTTCAACAGGGCCGCCATAGCCCATGAGATTCCGCCGGATATGCTGCGCAGTCTCTGGTTCAAGTATATGATCAACGTGGGGGTGAACCAGGTCTCGGCTGTGATGGGGCTGACCTATGGCGCCATCCGTTCCTCTGCCGAGGCACGGGAGCTGATGGATGCCGCCATGCGTGAGGTGATCAGGATTGCCCGGGCCATGCAGGTGGATCTGTCAGAGCAGGATATCGCTGCCTGGTACACGGTTCTTGCCACACTGGGGGCCTCAAGCAAGACCTCCATGCTGCAGGATGTGGAGGCGGGCCGCAAGACCGAGCTGGAGATGCTGGCCGGAACCGTGATTATGCTTGGAAAACAGCACGGTATCCTGACGCCGGTGAATCAACGCCTTTTTGATGCGTTGCAGCTGATTGAGGCGGGATCGACGTGCGCTGCCGCCTCGATGCCGGGGGCGTTGCAGGTATGA
- a CDS encoding solute carrier family 23 protein codes for MTSVKTNLLYDMAERSPFWLTLLMAAQHVMLIYSEIIIFPVIVGKKAGAPLEHILFASCAAALAAGLSTLLQVVRIGRVGTGYVLFMGSSAAYFSCCVDVVTAGGFALLATLSILVAPVEMLLAYCLRHLRHVFTPVVGGVILLLVVISLISVGHQEWMGEHGSALYGSAKHLIAGGVTMCALLGMALFGNRTLRLWCPIIGMVAGLAVSWGLGILDVSAAAAYPWFGRFAGSWPGLTFNLKPEHFPFFLTLALLTLINGVQAIGNSMAIQRVSHREPRQVNYGIIQGTMYADACGNLISGALGTMPNETYSENISVVRITGVASRMVGVFGALMLILLPFLPKLSMVMVNLPAPVYGGFIMGLAAMMFPAGLELVFAHGITHQSGLLVGVSLCVGMLAESGKFFPGVFPPTFALFLNSSVAAGGLVAVALSLLFRFAILSSKEFSFPVVASQYPVLLENLQQAGNDLDLDQQQQYRLQLVCEELFAHIAKRSPATSSVKIKVLRHDEELVVEIIHGERVESVNFKGMPADLMAATEEEISSLGLVLVKGLVRDLHHVEISGITYIWFKLG; via the coding sequence ATGACCTCCGTTAAAACAAACCTGCTCTACGATATGGCCGAACGCTCCCCCTTCTGGCTGACGCTGCTGATGGCGGCACAGCATGTGATGCTGATCTACAGCGAGATCATTATCTTCCCGGTTATTGTCGGCAAAAAGGCCGGTGCGCCACTGGAGCATATCCTGTTCGCCTCGTGTGCGGCGGCATTGGCGGCAGGGCTGTCAACGCTGCTGCAGGTGGTGCGTATCGGCAGGGTCGGTACCGGCTATGTGCTTTTCATGGGCAGTTCTGCGGCCTACTTCAGCTGTTGTGTCGATGTGGTGACCGCAGGCGGTTTTGCGCTGCTGGCCACCCTGAGCATACTGGTTGCACCGGTTGAGATGCTGCTGGCCTACTGCCTGCGGCATCTGCGCCATGTCTTCACACCGGTGGTGGGGGGCGTCATCCTGCTGCTGGTGGTGATCAGCCTGATCTCTGTCGGCCATCAGGAATGGATGGGGGAGCATGGGAGCGCCCTGTACGGTTCTGCCAAGCATCTGATCGCCGGTGGGGTGACCATGTGTGCCCTGCTGGGGATGGCGTTGTTCGGCAACCGGACCCTGCGGCTCTGGTGCCCCATCATCGGTATGGTTGCCGGCCTTGCGGTGTCCTGGGGGCTGGGGATCCTGGATGTGAGCGCGGCAGCCGCCTACCCCTGGTTCGGCAGGTTTGCCGGCAGCTGGCCCGGCCTGACCTTCAACCTGAAGCCGGAACATTTTCCGTTTTTTCTGACCCTGGCCCTGCTGACCCTGATAAACGGCGTACAGGCCATCGGCAACAGCATGGCGATCCAGCGGGTCTCCCACCGTGAGCCGCGGCAGGTCAACTACGGTATTATTCAGGGCACCATGTACGCGGATGCTTGCGGCAACCTGATCTCCGGCGCCCTTGGGACCATGCCGAATGAGACCTATTCCGAGAATATCTCGGTTGTGCGGATCACCGGGGTCGCCAGCCGGATGGTGGGGGTCTTCGGTGCCTTGATGCTGATCCTACTGCCCTTTCTGCCCAAGCTGAGCATGGTGATGGTCAACCTGCCTGCGCCGGTGTACGGCGGCTTTATCATGGGGCTGGCCGCCATGATGTTTCCGGCCGGTCTTGAACTGGTGTTTGCGCACGGCATTACCCATCAGTCCGGGCTGCTGGTCGGCGTGTCGCTGTGTGTCGGCATGCTGGCTGAAAGCGGCAAGTTTTTTCCCGGCGTGTTCCCGCCAACCTTTGCCTTGTTCCTGAACAGCAGCGTTGCCGCCGGCGGGCTGGTTGCCGTTGCCCTCAGCCTGCTGTTCCGTTTTGCCATCCTGTCGAGCAAAGAGTTCAGCTTTCCGGTTGTGGCCAGTCAGTACCCGGTCCTGTTGGAAAACCTGCAGCAGGCCGGCAATGACCTCGATCTCGATCAGCAGCAGCAGTACCGGCTGCAGCTGGTCTGTGAGGAGCTGTTTGCGCATATTGCCAAGCGCAGCCCGGCAACCTCCAGCGTGAAGATCAAGGTGCTGCGTCACGACGAAGAACTGGTGGTGGAGATCATCCACGGCGAACGGGTGGAAAGTGTCAACTTTAAGGGGATGCCCGCTGATCTGATGGCTGCAACCGAAGAGGAGATATCGTCCCTGGGGCTGGTGCTGGTAAAAGGCCTGGTACGGGATCTGCACCATGTGGAGATCTCCGGAATCACCTACATCTGGTTCAAGCTGGGCTGA
- a CDS encoding DMT family transporter has product MTTPSVHRPLFAYLLLTLSALIWSGNFVISRAVATLIPPVGLLFWRWTVALAVLCPIVLPRLKSQWPLIRANLKIFPLFGLFGVTLFNLLIYLAMHTTTAINAALVNSAIPILIILFTRVFFRKGVSFRQWVGILLSLGGVCIIILRGNPATIAHLTFSAGDLLVLGAATSWAVYSVCLRYYPEGLDPLLFLFCIALCGQFFILPLYLLEVINGATVPVTAASLASIGYVGVLASVVAFVAWNSGIRSVGAQVGGQFIHLMPVFSTILAVLFLKERLQGYHLLGILLIVVGIIFATDLLRLRKS; this is encoded by the coding sequence ATGACAACACCAAGCGTACATCGGCCACTGTTTGCCTATCTGCTGTTAACCCTGAGCGCCCTGATCTGGTCCGGCAACTTTGTGATCAGCCGGGCCGTTGCCACCCTGATTCCGCCGGTGGGGCTGCTCTTCTGGCGTTGGACGGTGGCCCTTGCGGTGCTGTGCCCGATTGTGCTGCCCCGCCTGAAAAGCCAGTGGCCACTGATCCGGGCCAACCTGAAGATCTTCCCCCTCTTCGGCCTGTTCGGGGTCACCCTCTTCAACCTGTTGATCTATCTGGCGATGCACACCACCACCGCCATCAATGCGGCCCTGGTAAACTCTGCCATACCGATACTGATCATCCTCTTTACCCGGGTCTTCTTTCGCAAAGGGGTCAGTTTCCGGCAATGGGTCGGCATTCTGCTGTCGCTGGGAGGGGTCTGTATCATTATCCTGCGGGGCAACCCGGCCACCATCGCCCATTTGACCTTCAGTGCCGGCGACCTGCTGGTGTTGGGGGCCGCCACCTCCTGGGCAGTCTACTCCGTCTGCCTGCGCTACTACCCGGAGGGGCTGGACCCGCTGCTGTTTCTGTTCTGTATCGCCCTGTGCGGCCAGTTCTTTATCCTGCCGCTCTATCTGCTGGAAGTGATCAACGGTGCAACGGTGCCGGTGACGGCGGCAAGCCTGGCCAGCATCGGCTACGTGGGGGTGTTGGCATCTGTGGTTGCCTTTGTGGCCTGGAACAGCGGCATCCGTTCCGTGGGGGCGCAGGTGGGCGGCCAGTTTATCCACCTGATGCCGGTATTCAGCACCATTCTGGCGGTTCTGTTTTTAAAGGAGCGTTTGCAGGGCTACCACCTGCTTGGTATCCTGTTGATCGTTGTCGGCATTATCTTTGCCACTGATCTGCTGCGCTTGAGGAAATCTTAG
- the lipA gene encoding lipoyl synthase produces MKIQRKPEWLRKKVPQGEQAAMRGLLSELKLNTVCQQALCPNIAECFGCGQATFLILGRDCTRQCSFCNVDKAPRPQAPDADEPRRLAEAVLRLKLSHLVITSPTRDDLPDGGAAHYAATVAAVREVSPGTAVELLVPDFGGDLTSLATVLAAQPAILAHNLETVPRLYEVRKGADYQRSLELLQQAALRAPGIPTKSGIMLGLGEELDEVRAVLRDLRRAGCSYLSLGQYLAPSRRHQPVVAYIPPRQFDLLRDEALALGFRHVESGPYVRSSYHAANYA; encoded by the coding sequence ATGAAAATCCAACGCAAGCCGGAATGGCTGCGCAAAAAGGTGCCGCAGGGAGAACAGGCCGCCATGCGGGGACTGCTGTCCGAACTGAAGCTGAACACGGTCTGCCAGCAGGCGCTGTGTCCCAATATAGCGGAGTGTTTCGGCTGCGGTCAGGCCACCTTTCTGATCCTGGGCAGGGACTGCACCCGCCAGTGCAGCTTCTGTAACGTGGATAAGGCGCCCAGGCCCCAGGCCCCGGATGCTGATGAACCGCGCCGTCTGGCAGAGGCGGTGCTGCGCCTGAAGCTCTCCCATCTGGTGATCACCAGCCCTACCCGTGATGACCTGCCTGATGGCGGTGCTGCTCACTATGCAGCCACCGTGGCTGCGGTGCGGGAGGTCTCACCTGGTACTGCGGTGGAACTGCTGGTGCCTGATTTCGGCGGTGACCTGACCAGTCTGGCAACGGTGCTGGCGGCGCAGCCGGCCATCCTGGCCCACAACCTTGAAACGGTGCCGCGGCTGTACGAGGTGCGCAAAGGGGCTGATTATCAACGTTCACTGGAGCTGCTGCAGCAGGCAGCGCTGCGTGCGCCGGGCATTCCCACCAAATCAGGCATCATGCTGGGGCTGGGGGAGGAGTTGGATGAGGTGCGGGCGGTGCTGCGGGATCTGCGCAGGGCAGGCTGCAGCTACTTGAGTCTTGGCCAGTATCTGGCCCCCAGCCGACGGCATCAGCCGGTGGTGGCCTATATTCCGCCCCGGCAGTTTGACCTGCTGCGGGATGAGGCTCTGGCACTGGGATTCAGACATGTGGAGAGTGGTCCCTATGTCCGCAGCTCGTACCATGCGGCTAACTACGCATGA